ATCATGGTTATGGGCGCATTTAGCTCAGTCGTCTTTAATTTAACCTTTGCTGAAACCTTTGGGGCAGCAACGCCTTGGCTTGCTTGTTTAGTAGGCGGTGTGGTTGGAATGGTATTTTCGCTGTTGCATGCAGTTGCGACAATCAATTTAAGAGCAGATCATATTATTAGTGGTACGGTTATCAACTTGATGGCACCAGCATTGGGGATTTTCTTAATTAAAGTAATCTATGGTAAAGGTCAAACAGATACAATCAAAGAATCTTTTGGGTACTTTTCATTCCCTGTATTAAAAGATATTCCTATTTTGGGAGAATTATTCTTCAAACAAACCTCTTTGCCAGCATTTGTGGCAATCATTGTCGCGATTCTTTCGTGGTTTGTATTGTTCAAAACTCGTTTTGGTTTACGTCTTCGCTCTGTAGGTGAAAATCCTCAAGCAGCAGACACACTTGGGATCAATGTCTATCTTATGCGCTATTCAGGCGTATTGATTTCAGGATTTTTAGGTGGTATTGGCGGAGCGGTCTTTGCACAAACGATTGCTGGACGTTTTGCGGTAACGACAATTGCTGGTCAAGGATTTATTTCAATGGCGGCGATGATTTTTGGAAAATGGAATCCATTAGGAGCAATGGGAGCAGCGTTATTCTTCGGATTTGCTCAAAATGTCAGTATTGCTGGATCGAATTTACCAGTCATTTCATCTATTCCAGCTGTTTATCTACAAGCAGCGCCTTATGTATTAACTATTATCGTTTTAGTCGTTTTCTTAGGAAAAGCTTCTGGACCAAAAGCAAACGGACAAAACTATATCAAATCCAAATAAAAAGTTTAGTATAAAAGGGCGGGACTATGGGACATTTTCTTAAGTCATGCCCTTTTTATCAATAGTTTTAGAGTGAACATGTCAGTTTTCTAAAACAAAATCAAAGAAAGAAGGATGGTTATGTTTAAACGTGTACATCTAATCGTTATGGATTCAGTCGGAATCGGAGAAGCC
The DNA window shown above is from Enterococcus sp. 4G2_DIV0659 and carries:
- a CDS encoding ABC transporter permease, producing the protein MDIALIAVLAPIITQTLVYSTPLVFTALGGTFSERSGIVNVGLEGIMVMGAFSSVVFNLTFAETFGAATPWLACLVGGVVGMVFSLLHAVATINLRADHIISGTVINLMAPALGIFLIKVIYGKGQTDTIKESFGYFSFPVLKDIPILGELFFKQTSLPAFVAIIVAILSWFVLFKTRFGLRLRSVGENPQAADTLGINVYLMRYSGVLISGFLGGIGGAVFAQTIAGRFAVTTIAGQGFISMAAMIFGKWNPLGAMGAALFFGFAQNVSIAGSNLPVISSIPAVYLQAAPYVLTIIVLVVFLGKASGPKANGQNYIKSK